CCTGCTGCGCGTATTCTTCTCTGTAGATATTCACGAAGGCCACGATGATGGCGAGGACCACCGGTCCGAGAAAAAGCCCCAGAAACCCGTACGCCTGTAGCCCACCCAGAATGCCGAAAAAGAGAAACAAAGTGGGCAGTTTGGTGCGTCCGCCGATGATAAGCGGACGAATGAGGTTATCCACGCCGCTGATGATGACCGTGCCATAGGCGATGAGGAGCAGGCCTTTCGTCCATGAGCCGGTGAAGCCCAAATAGAGTGCCACTGGCAGCCAGACCACTGCCGAGCCACCGAACGGTTGGAGGGAGAGCAACGCTGCCGCGCATGCGAGAAAAAAGCTGAACTGCACGCCCAGCACCCAGAATCCGATTCCAGCCAGCACGCCCTGAGCGAGGGCCGTGGCCAACATTCCTTGGACGACGGCGGAAATCGTCTCGTAGAATCGTTGGAAGATCTCGTCTTTATGTTCCGGTGCCATCGGGATGAGGTCGCGTAGCGTCTTATACAGCCCTTCGCCGTCGCGAAACAGGAAGAAGAGGCTGAAACTCATGATGAGGAAATCGAAGAGAAAGACGAACAGATTCTTGGC
The nucleotide sequence above comes from Deltaproteobacteria bacterium. Encoded proteins:
- a CDS encoding AI-2E family transporter, translating into MSRQQLFAAFFFAVFLFLLTQLYALFAAFLVPLVWTIIFVLTFYPLHSRLLRLLHERHTLASLLSTLIIVGLVAVPVFLLSSVLTTQVIDFYQRIQDAVGSGELQTWLSSWRGTFLGRLWQKWGARLITSDVDLPGLALQGANTASQFIVGQATNIAKNLFVFLFDFLIMSFSLFFLFRDGEGLYKTLRDLIPMAPEHKDEIFQRFYETISAVVQGMLATALAQGVLAGIGFWVLGVQFSFFLACAAALLSLQPFGGSAVVWLPVALYLGFTGSWTKGLLLIAYGTVIISGVDNLIRPLIIGGRTKLPTLFLFFGILGGLQAYGFLGLFLGPVVLAIIVAFVNIYREEYAQQEPTL